CCCGCATTAAAAAATATCAGCTTTGATATTTTAGAAGGAGAGTGGCTGGCGATTGTCGGGCATAATGGTTCTGGAAAATCGACGCTTGCAAAGCTTTTGAACGGCCTTCAATTTCCGCACGAAGGTTCGATTGAGGTATGTGGGATCATTTTGTCAGAGGATACAGTTTGGGATGTCAGAGGAAATGTAGGAATGGTTTTTCAAAATCCTGATAACCAGTTTGTTGGAACGACGGTTAGGGATGATGTGGCTTTTGGTCTGGAAAATCACGGCATACCAAGAGAAATAATGGTAGAGCGCGTGCAGTCTTCACTTGATAAAGTCAATATGGGAACCTTTCTAAATCAAGAGCCGCACCATCTGTCTGGCGGCCAAAAACAGCGTGTTGCCATTGCGGGTGTCCTGGCATTGCAGCCGTCAATCATTATTCTGGATGAAGCAACATCCATGCTCGATCCAAGAGGCCGTGCAGAGGTGATAGAAACCATTCGTGAGCTGAAAGATCGTGAGAACATAACGGTCATTTCGATTACCCACGATCTTGAAGAAGCTGCGAAAGCTGATAGGATCATTGTCATGAACAAAGGGGAGCTATACCGTGAAGGAACCCCCGAGGAAATTTTTGAAATGGATGAAGAGCTGATTAAGCTGGGGCTGGATATTCCCTTCCCTGTAAAAATGAGCAAGATCATGCGTGAAAAAGGAATTGCCCTTAATAAATCTTATTTAACAGAAGAAGAGCTGGTGACGGAATTATGGACATCTCACTCAAAAATGTAGAATATCGTTACCAGGCTGATTCGCCATTCGAGCGCCTCGCTATCTCAGATGTATCCATCGATATACCTTCCGGAACGTATCTTGCGGTTATTGGCCATACGGGTTCAGGGAAGTCTACAGTCCTTCAACACTTGAATGCTCTATTGAAACCGACTAAAGGCTCTGTACTAATCGGCAGCAGGGAAATCAAGGCTGGCAGGAAAGAGAAAAATTTGAAGGGTGTCCGCGAAAAGGTGGGCATTGTCTTCCAGTTCCCGGAACACCAGTTATTCGAGGAGACGGTCGAAAAAGATATTATGTTTGGCCCGATGAATTTTGGCGTTACTGAGCGGGAAGCGAAGGCACGGGCAAGAACCGCAATCAATCTGGTCGGATTACCTGAAGAAATCCTTGAAAAATCACCATTCGATCTTTCAGGCGGGCAAATGCGCCGTGTGGCGATTGCTGGAGTACTGGCAATGGAGCCAGAGGTCATTGTTTTGGACGAGCCTACTGCGGGGCTGGATCCACGCGGACGCAAAGAAATTATGGACTTATTTTATTCACTTCATAAAAAAAGAGATTTATCTACTGTTCTCGTTACCCACAGCATGGAAGATGCTGCCCGCTATGCGGATGAAATAGTTGTCATGCATCAAGGGAAGGTTTTTACAAAAGGAACTCCTGACCATATTTTCTCGGATCCCAAGGCATTGATTGAATTGGGCCTCGATGTACCCGAAGTAGTTGGATTGCAGTTAAAGATCGAAGAAGCTTTCAAAACTAAATTTAGCAAAATCAGCCTTTCCGAGGAAGAACTCGCTGTAATGGTAGCAGAGTTTATGGAAGGGGGCGGTCCACAATGATGGAGAAAATGATTTTTGGCCGTTATGTGCCGGGAGACTCCATCCTTCATCGGGTGGATCCGCGATCCAAGTTGATCACCGTTTTCCTGTTCGTCATCGTCGTTTTTATCGCGAACAATGTAGTTACGTATGGAGTTTTGGCCGCTTATACTCTTATTATGGTAGGGCTCTCAAAGGTTCCGCTAAGATTTTTATACGGCGGGCTCAAGCCGGTATTTTTGCTGGTGATTTTCACGTTCCTGCTCCATATCTTCATGACAAAAGAAGGCGATGTCATCTTCGAATTGGGATGGCTGAAAATATATGAAGAAGGGCTAAGGCAGGGGATCTTCATTTCACTAAGGTTCCTGCTGCTGATTTTGATCACGTCACTATTGACCTTGACCACTACTCCAATCGAAATCACGGACGGACTGGAGACATTGCTGAATCCTTTAAAGAAGTTCAAATTCCCCGTCCATGAGTTGGCGTTGATGATGTCGATTTCCTTGAGGTTCATTCCGACGCTCATGCAGGAGACCGACAAAATCATGAAGGCTCAAACTGCCAGGGGAGTGGAGTATAACAGCGGTCCGATCAAAGAGCGAATCAAAGCAATTGT
The sequence above is drawn from the Mesobacillus boroniphilus genome and encodes:
- a CDS encoding energy-coupling factor ABC transporter ATP-binding protein, with protein sequence MSKPLVRIEKVSFSYEGQQTPALKNISFDILEGEWLAIVGHNGSGKSTLAKLLNGLQFPHEGSIEVCGIILSEDTVWDVRGNVGMVFQNPDNQFVGTTVRDDVAFGLENHGIPREIMVERVQSSLDKVNMGTFLNQEPHHLSGGQKQRVAIAGVLALQPSIIILDEATSMLDPRGRAEVIETIRELKDRENITVISITHDLEEAAKADRIIVMNKGELYREGTPEEIFEMDEELIKLGLDIPFPVKMSKIMREKGIALNKSYLTEEELVTELWTSHSKM
- a CDS encoding energy-coupling factor ABC transporter ATP-binding protein, translating into MDISLKNVEYRYQADSPFERLAISDVSIDIPSGTYLAVIGHTGSGKSTVLQHLNALLKPTKGSVLIGSREIKAGRKEKNLKGVREKVGIVFQFPEHQLFEETVEKDIMFGPMNFGVTEREAKARARTAINLVGLPEEILEKSPFDLSGGQMRRVAIAGVLAMEPEVIVLDEPTAGLDPRGRKEIMDLFYSLHKKRDLSTVLVTHSMEDAARYADEIVVMHQGKVFTKGTPDHIFSDPKALIELGLDVPEVVGLQLKIEEAFKTKFSKISLSEEELAVMVAEFMEGGGPQ
- the cbiQ gene encoding cobalt ECF transporter T component CbiQ, whose product is MMEKMIFGRYVPGDSILHRVDPRSKLITVFLFVIVVFIANNVVTYGVLAAYTLIMVGLSKVPLRFLYGGLKPVFLLVIFTFLLHIFMTKEGDVIFELGWLKIYEEGLRQGIFISLRFLLLILITSLLTLTTTPIEITDGLETLLNPLKKFKFPVHELALMMSISLRFIPTLMQETDKIMKAQTARGVEYNSGPIKERIKAIVPLLIPLFISSFKRAEELAIAMEARGYKGGEGRTKYRQLTWGLPDTLLILFLAAVTVLLIVLRG